The following coding sequences are from one Bombus terrestris chromosome 14, iyBomTerr1.2, whole genome shotgun sequence window:
- the LOC100648799 gene encoding facilitated trehalose transporter Tret1 isoform X1 produces the protein MTGTTDVFVPRGLPEGSGLNPVGLSQREKARRRYNSQCRQWLACISATLTMVIVGTVYGWTTTSLVHLTSGTTDMPLTLTHDESSWIVSVTVLGSMFGSLVGAQLADRSGRKYCLLLCCTIFTLGWFIIYVTTSVPMLYLARVILGIGVGIAYTINPMYVSEVADTSIRGALGTLIAVNVFTGSLLTCILGLWLTYESLLVVLVIISFISFLSNTCYPETPYFLMRKGRKKQALKSIIYYKGMLDPHEMKRELRALRPRIRCKLQPQAKSDLPSQSRNNLPPQSRSDSLSQSTSDITLSSRSYFTSQSGSGFPSLSLREVQPDPIWEVVDTETMSDLHLPFRSDSHSRSISVIHSEVCEVHLQRTGQLCLQPSHDSFELPLQQSRHSHELNLQPSREFHPQSTSELHLPSTNEVHPPFTSEVPPPSTSEIQPGPRSEIQPEPTSEIYPRTRGELHSRSRGDLPSQSSVHFPSPCRNELRKQSSVDSRGTIGSNESYVDVTKQTWLTKLRVILQGNNRKALFIMLGLIMAQQLSGNFVTMQYLEVLFSKTTIGIKPNVATIIVLAVGLISGGLSTLTVESLGRRTLLIVSTLGSCFTLIILATYLLLVQHKFDVSLVSTLPVIDLIIYQIMYQIGLGTLPNVLLCEFFPTELKGFVGAIVVIFDGIIGFTVSKLYQVITDNVGSYSIYFIFATSCCLAFLMVFIWVPETKGKTYHEIEALLVGKNLNSLNEKVRRYKMDRT, from the exons GTACCCAGGGGATTGCCTGAGGGCAGTGGTTTAAATCCTGTCGGTTTATCACAGCGAGAAAAAGCTCGTAGGCGGTACAACTCACAATGCCGGCAATGGTTAGCATGTATTTCCG CTACGCTAACCATGGTCATAGTCGGTACAGTCTACGGATGGACAACGACTTCACTTGTCCATCTAACATCTGGGACCACTGACATGCCGCTAACGTTAACACACGACGAATCTTCATGGATCGTTTCTGTGACAGTACTTGGTTCAATGTTCGGTTCACTTGTGGGTGCCCAGTTGGCCGATCGCAGCGGTCGTAAATACTGCCTCCTTTTATGCTGCACAATTTTCACCTTAGGCTGGTTCATCATCTACGTAACAACTTCCGTGCCAATGCTATACCTTGCTCGGGTGATTCTCGGTATAGGCGTTGGCATTGCCTACACGATAAATCCCATGTACGTGTCAGAAGTCGCCGACACCAGTATCAGAGGCGCCCTAGGTACTCTAATCGCAGTGAACGTATTTACTGGGTCATTGCTTACCTGCATCCTAGGACTCTGGCTGACGTATGAGTCACTCCTGGTAGTTCTTGTAATAATATCCTTTATATCCTTCTTGTCGAACACGTGTTATCCCGAAACTCCGTATTTCTTGATGAGAAAAGGTCGAAAGAAGCAAGCATTGAAGtcgataatatattacaaaggCATGCTAGATCCTCACGAAATGAAAAGGGAACTACGTGCTCTACGACCACGAATCAGATGCAAATTACAACCGCAAGCCAAAAGCGATTTACCCTCACAATCCAGAAACAATTTGCCCCCACAATCCAGAAGCGATTCCCTCTCACAATCCACAAGCGATATCACCTTATCATCCAGAAGCTATTTCACCTCACAATCCGGAAGTGGATTTCCCTCACTATCCTTACGCGAAGTACAACCAGACCCCATATGGGAAGTAGTAGATACAGAAACCATGTCCGATTTACACTTACCATTCCGTAGCGATTCACACTCACGATCCATATCCGTAATACACTCAGAAGTGTGCGAAGTACACCTGCAACGCACAGGTCAATTATGCTTACAACCGTCACACGACTCGTTCGAATTACCCCTACAACAATCGCGCCACTCACACGAGTTAAACCTACAACCCTCGCGCGAGTTTCACCCACAATCCACAAGCGAATTACACCTACCATCCACAAACGAAGTACACCCACCATTCACAAGCGAAGTACCTCCACCATCTACAAGCGAAATACAGCCAGGACCCAGAAGCGAAATACAACCAGAACCCACAAGCGAAATATACCCACGAACCAGAGGCGAATTACACTCACGATCCAGAGGCGATTTACCCTCACAATCCAGTGTGCATTTCCCCTCACCATGCAGAAACGAATTACGCAAACAATCCAGTGTGGATTCACGCGGTACGATCGGGTCCAATGAGTCATACGTAGATGTAACTAAACAAACCTGGTTAACTAAGCTGCGAGTAATACTACAAGGAAACAACAGGAAAGCTCTGTTTATCATGCTTGGCTTGATCATGGCACAGCAACTTAGCGGAAACTTCGTCACTATGCAGTATCTGGAGGTGTTGTTTAGCAAAACAACGATCGGTATTAAACCAAACGTAGCGACTATTATAGTTCTGGCTGTCGGCCTTATATCTGGCGGTTTATCCACCTTAACAGTGGAATCTCTTGGAAGAAGAACACTTTTGATTGTGTCTACGCTTGGGTCGTGTTTTACATTGATTATTCTAGCAACTTATCTTTTGTTAGTTCAACATAAGTTTGACGTTTCCCTCGTCTCTACACTTCCCGTTATCGACctaattatatatcaaataatgTATCAAATTGGTTTAGGTACTTTACCCAATGTTCTTCTATGCGAGTTCTTTCCTACGGAACTAAAAGGCTTTGTTGGTGCCATCGTTGTGATTTTTGATGGCATAATTGGTTTTACCGTGTCGAAATTGTATCAAGTGATTACCGATAACGTAGGATCGTATTCGATTTACTTTATCTTCGCGACATCATGCTGTTTGGCATTTCTAATGGTGTTCATATGGGTACcggaaacgaaaggaaaaacatATCACGAGATTGAAGCGCTCCTAGttggtaaaaatttgaattctttgAATGAAAAAGTTAGACGCTataaaatggatcgtacataA
- the LOC100648799 gene encoding facilitated trehalose transporter Tret1 isoform X3 has product MQVPRGLPEGSGLNPVGLSQREKARRRYNSQCRQWLACISATLTMVIVGTVYGWTTTSLVHLTSGTTDMPLTLTHDESSWIVSVTVLGSMFGSLVGAQLADRSGRKYCLLLCCTIFTLGWFIIYVTTSVPMLYLARVILGIGVGIAYTINPMYVSEVADTSIRGALGTLIAVNVFTGSLLTCILGLWLTYESLLVVLVIISFISFLSNTCYPETPYFLMRKGRKKQALKSIIYYKGMLDPHEMKRELRALRPRIRCKLQPQAKSDLPSQSRNNLPPQSRSDSLSQSTSDITLSSRSYFTSQSGSGFPSLSLREVQPDPIWEVVDTETMSDLHLPFRSDSHSRSISVIHSEVCEVHLQRTGQLCLQPSHDSFELPLQQSRHSHELNLQPSREFHPQSTSELHLPSTNEVHPPFTSEVPPPSTSEIQPGPRSEIQPEPTSEIYPRTRGELHSRSRGDLPSQSSVHFPSPCRNELRKQSSVDSRGTIGSNESYVDVTKQTWLTKLRVILQGNNRKALFIMLGLIMAQQLSGNFVTMQYLEVLFSKTTIGIKPNVATIIVLAVGLISGGLSTLTVESLGRRTLLIVSTLGSCFTLIILATYLLLVQHKFDVSLVSTLPVIDLIIYQIMYQIGLGTLPNVLLCEFFPTELKGFVGAIVVIFDGIIGFTVSKLYQVITDNVGSYSIYFIFATSCCLAFLMVFIWVPETKGKTYHEIEALLVGKNLNSLNEKVRRYKMDRT; this is encoded by the exons GTACCCAGGGGATTGCCTGAGGGCAGTGGTTTAAATCCTGTCGGTTTATCACAGCGAGAAAAAGCTCGTAGGCGGTACAACTCACAATGCCGGCAATGGTTAGCATGTATTTCCG CTACGCTAACCATGGTCATAGTCGGTACAGTCTACGGATGGACAACGACTTCACTTGTCCATCTAACATCTGGGACCACTGACATGCCGCTAACGTTAACACACGACGAATCTTCATGGATCGTTTCTGTGACAGTACTTGGTTCAATGTTCGGTTCACTTGTGGGTGCCCAGTTGGCCGATCGCAGCGGTCGTAAATACTGCCTCCTTTTATGCTGCACAATTTTCACCTTAGGCTGGTTCATCATCTACGTAACAACTTCCGTGCCAATGCTATACCTTGCTCGGGTGATTCTCGGTATAGGCGTTGGCATTGCCTACACGATAAATCCCATGTACGTGTCAGAAGTCGCCGACACCAGTATCAGAGGCGCCCTAGGTACTCTAATCGCAGTGAACGTATTTACTGGGTCATTGCTTACCTGCATCCTAGGACTCTGGCTGACGTATGAGTCACTCCTGGTAGTTCTTGTAATAATATCCTTTATATCCTTCTTGTCGAACACGTGTTATCCCGAAACTCCGTATTTCTTGATGAGAAAAGGTCGAAAGAAGCAAGCATTGAAGtcgataatatattacaaaggCATGCTAGATCCTCACGAAATGAAAAGGGAACTACGTGCTCTACGACCACGAATCAGATGCAAATTACAACCGCAAGCCAAAAGCGATTTACCCTCACAATCCAGAAACAATTTGCCCCCACAATCCAGAAGCGATTCCCTCTCACAATCCACAAGCGATATCACCTTATCATCCAGAAGCTATTTCACCTCACAATCCGGAAGTGGATTTCCCTCACTATCCTTACGCGAAGTACAACCAGACCCCATATGGGAAGTAGTAGATACAGAAACCATGTCCGATTTACACTTACCATTCCGTAGCGATTCACACTCACGATCCATATCCGTAATACACTCAGAAGTGTGCGAAGTACACCTGCAACGCACAGGTCAATTATGCTTACAACCGTCACACGACTCGTTCGAATTACCCCTACAACAATCGCGCCACTCACACGAGTTAAACCTACAACCCTCGCGCGAGTTTCACCCACAATCCACAAGCGAATTACACCTACCATCCACAAACGAAGTACACCCACCATTCACAAGCGAAGTACCTCCACCATCTACAAGCGAAATACAGCCAGGACCCAGAAGCGAAATACAACCAGAACCCACAAGCGAAATATACCCACGAACCAGAGGCGAATTACACTCACGATCCAGAGGCGATTTACCCTCACAATCCAGTGTGCATTTCCCCTCACCATGCAGAAACGAATTACGCAAACAATCCAGTGTGGATTCACGCGGTACGATCGGGTCCAATGAGTCATACGTAGATGTAACTAAACAAACCTGGTTAACTAAGCTGCGAGTAATACTACAAGGAAACAACAGGAAAGCTCTGTTTATCATGCTTGGCTTGATCATGGCACAGCAACTTAGCGGAAACTTCGTCACTATGCAGTATCTGGAGGTGTTGTTTAGCAAAACAACGATCGGTATTAAACCAAACGTAGCGACTATTATAGTTCTGGCTGTCGGCCTTATATCTGGCGGTTTATCCACCTTAACAGTGGAATCTCTTGGAAGAAGAACACTTTTGATTGTGTCTACGCTTGGGTCGTGTTTTACATTGATTATTCTAGCAACTTATCTTTTGTTAGTTCAACATAAGTTTGACGTTTCCCTCGTCTCTACACTTCCCGTTATCGACctaattatatatcaaataatgTATCAAATTGGTTTAGGTACTTTACCCAATGTTCTTCTATGCGAGTTCTTTCCTACGGAACTAAAAGGCTTTGTTGGTGCCATCGTTGTGATTTTTGATGGCATAATTGGTTTTACCGTGTCGAAATTGTATCAAGTGATTACCGATAACGTAGGATCGTATTCGATTTACTTTATCTTCGCGACATCATGCTGTTTGGCATTTCTAATGGTGTTCATATGGGTACcggaaacgaaaggaaaaacatATCACGAGATTGAAGCGCTCCTAGttggtaaaaatttgaattctttgAATGAAAAAGTTAGACGCTataaaatggatcgtacataA
- the LOC100648799 gene encoding facilitated trehalose transporter Tret1 isoform X4, producing MVIVGTVYGWTTTSLVHLTSGTTDMPLTLTHDESSWIVSVTVLGSMFGSLVGAQLADRSGRKYCLLLCCTIFTLGWFIIYVTTSVPMLYLARVILGIGVGIAYTINPMYVSEVADTSIRGALGTLIAVNVFTGSLLTCILGLWLTYESLLVVLVIISFISFLSNTCYPETPYFLMRKGRKKQALKSIIYYKGMLDPHEMKRELRALRPRIRCKLQPQAKSDLPSQSRNNLPPQSRSDSLSQSTSDITLSSRSYFTSQSGSGFPSLSLREVQPDPIWEVVDTETMSDLHLPFRSDSHSRSISVIHSEVCEVHLQRTGQLCLQPSHDSFELPLQQSRHSHELNLQPSREFHPQSTSELHLPSTNEVHPPFTSEVPPPSTSEIQPGPRSEIQPEPTSEIYPRTRGELHSRSRGDLPSQSSVHFPSPCRNELRKQSSVDSRGTIGSNESYVDVTKQTWLTKLRVILQGNNRKALFIMLGLIMAQQLSGNFVTMQYLEVLFSKTTIGIKPNVATIIVLAVGLISGGLSTLTVESLGRRTLLIVSTLGSCFTLIILATYLLLVQHKFDVSLVSTLPVIDLIIYQIMYQIGLGTLPNVLLCEFFPTELKGFVGAIVVIFDGIIGFTVSKLYQVITDNVGSYSIYFIFATSCCLAFLMVFIWVPETKGKTYHEIEALLVGKNLNSLNEKVRRYKMDRT from the coding sequence ATGGTCATAGTCGGTACAGTCTACGGATGGACAACGACTTCACTTGTCCATCTAACATCTGGGACCACTGACATGCCGCTAACGTTAACACACGACGAATCTTCATGGATCGTTTCTGTGACAGTACTTGGTTCAATGTTCGGTTCACTTGTGGGTGCCCAGTTGGCCGATCGCAGCGGTCGTAAATACTGCCTCCTTTTATGCTGCACAATTTTCACCTTAGGCTGGTTCATCATCTACGTAACAACTTCCGTGCCAATGCTATACCTTGCTCGGGTGATTCTCGGTATAGGCGTTGGCATTGCCTACACGATAAATCCCATGTACGTGTCAGAAGTCGCCGACACCAGTATCAGAGGCGCCCTAGGTACTCTAATCGCAGTGAACGTATTTACTGGGTCATTGCTTACCTGCATCCTAGGACTCTGGCTGACGTATGAGTCACTCCTGGTAGTTCTTGTAATAATATCCTTTATATCCTTCTTGTCGAACACGTGTTATCCCGAAACTCCGTATTTCTTGATGAGAAAAGGTCGAAAGAAGCAAGCATTGAAGtcgataatatattacaaaggCATGCTAGATCCTCACGAAATGAAAAGGGAACTACGTGCTCTACGACCACGAATCAGATGCAAATTACAACCGCAAGCCAAAAGCGATTTACCCTCACAATCCAGAAACAATTTGCCCCCACAATCCAGAAGCGATTCCCTCTCACAATCCACAAGCGATATCACCTTATCATCCAGAAGCTATTTCACCTCACAATCCGGAAGTGGATTTCCCTCACTATCCTTACGCGAAGTACAACCAGACCCCATATGGGAAGTAGTAGATACAGAAACCATGTCCGATTTACACTTACCATTCCGTAGCGATTCACACTCACGATCCATATCCGTAATACACTCAGAAGTGTGCGAAGTACACCTGCAACGCACAGGTCAATTATGCTTACAACCGTCACACGACTCGTTCGAATTACCCCTACAACAATCGCGCCACTCACACGAGTTAAACCTACAACCCTCGCGCGAGTTTCACCCACAATCCACAAGCGAATTACACCTACCATCCACAAACGAAGTACACCCACCATTCACAAGCGAAGTACCTCCACCATCTACAAGCGAAATACAGCCAGGACCCAGAAGCGAAATACAACCAGAACCCACAAGCGAAATATACCCACGAACCAGAGGCGAATTACACTCACGATCCAGAGGCGATTTACCCTCACAATCCAGTGTGCATTTCCCCTCACCATGCAGAAACGAATTACGCAAACAATCCAGTGTGGATTCACGCGGTACGATCGGGTCCAATGAGTCATACGTAGATGTAACTAAACAAACCTGGTTAACTAAGCTGCGAGTAATACTACAAGGAAACAACAGGAAAGCTCTGTTTATCATGCTTGGCTTGATCATGGCACAGCAACTTAGCGGAAACTTCGTCACTATGCAGTATCTGGAGGTGTTGTTTAGCAAAACAACGATCGGTATTAAACCAAACGTAGCGACTATTATAGTTCTGGCTGTCGGCCTTATATCTGGCGGTTTATCCACCTTAACAGTGGAATCTCTTGGAAGAAGAACACTTTTGATTGTGTCTACGCTTGGGTCGTGTTTTACATTGATTATTCTAGCAACTTATCTTTTGTTAGTTCAACATAAGTTTGACGTTTCCCTCGTCTCTACACTTCCCGTTATCGACctaattatatatcaaataatgTATCAAATTGGTTTAGGTACTTTACCCAATGTTCTTCTATGCGAGTTCTTTCCTACGGAACTAAAAGGCTTTGTTGGTGCCATCGTTGTGATTTTTGATGGCATAATTGGTTTTACCGTGTCGAAATTGTATCAAGTGATTACCGATAACGTAGGATCGTATTCGATTTACTTTATCTTCGCGACATCATGCTGTTTGGCATTTCTAATGGTGTTCATATGGGTACcggaaacgaaaggaaaaacatATCACGAGATTGAAGCGCTCCTAGttggtaaaaatttgaattctttgAATGAAAAAGTTAGACGCTataaaatggatcgtacataA
- the LOC100648799 gene encoding facilitated trehalose transporter Tret1 isoform X2 gives MSQRRMVPRGLPEGSGLNPVGLSQREKARRRYNSQCRQWLACISATLTMVIVGTVYGWTTTSLVHLTSGTTDMPLTLTHDESSWIVSVTVLGSMFGSLVGAQLADRSGRKYCLLLCCTIFTLGWFIIYVTTSVPMLYLARVILGIGVGIAYTINPMYVSEVADTSIRGALGTLIAVNVFTGSLLTCILGLWLTYESLLVVLVIISFISFLSNTCYPETPYFLMRKGRKKQALKSIIYYKGMLDPHEMKRELRALRPRIRCKLQPQAKSDLPSQSRNNLPPQSRSDSLSQSTSDITLSSRSYFTSQSGSGFPSLSLREVQPDPIWEVVDTETMSDLHLPFRSDSHSRSISVIHSEVCEVHLQRTGQLCLQPSHDSFELPLQQSRHSHELNLQPSREFHPQSTSELHLPSTNEVHPPFTSEVPPPSTSEIQPGPRSEIQPEPTSEIYPRTRGELHSRSRGDLPSQSSVHFPSPCRNELRKQSSVDSRGTIGSNESYVDVTKQTWLTKLRVILQGNNRKALFIMLGLIMAQQLSGNFVTMQYLEVLFSKTTIGIKPNVATIIVLAVGLISGGLSTLTVESLGRRTLLIVSTLGSCFTLIILATYLLLVQHKFDVSLVSTLPVIDLIIYQIMYQIGLGTLPNVLLCEFFPTELKGFVGAIVVIFDGIIGFTVSKLYQVITDNVGSYSIYFIFATSCCLAFLMVFIWVPETKGKTYHEIEALLVGKNLNSLNEKVRRYKMDRT, from the exons ATGTCCCAGCGTAGGATG GTACCCAGGGGATTGCCTGAGGGCAGTGGTTTAAATCCTGTCGGTTTATCACAGCGAGAAAAAGCTCGTAGGCGGTACAACTCACAATGCCGGCAATGGTTAGCATGTATTTCCG CTACGCTAACCATGGTCATAGTCGGTACAGTCTACGGATGGACAACGACTTCACTTGTCCATCTAACATCTGGGACCACTGACATGCCGCTAACGTTAACACACGACGAATCTTCATGGATCGTTTCTGTGACAGTACTTGGTTCAATGTTCGGTTCACTTGTGGGTGCCCAGTTGGCCGATCGCAGCGGTCGTAAATACTGCCTCCTTTTATGCTGCACAATTTTCACCTTAGGCTGGTTCATCATCTACGTAACAACTTCCGTGCCAATGCTATACCTTGCTCGGGTGATTCTCGGTATAGGCGTTGGCATTGCCTACACGATAAATCCCATGTACGTGTCAGAAGTCGCCGACACCAGTATCAGAGGCGCCCTAGGTACTCTAATCGCAGTGAACGTATTTACTGGGTCATTGCTTACCTGCATCCTAGGACTCTGGCTGACGTATGAGTCACTCCTGGTAGTTCTTGTAATAATATCCTTTATATCCTTCTTGTCGAACACGTGTTATCCCGAAACTCCGTATTTCTTGATGAGAAAAGGTCGAAAGAAGCAAGCATTGAAGtcgataatatattacaaaggCATGCTAGATCCTCACGAAATGAAAAGGGAACTACGTGCTCTACGACCACGAATCAGATGCAAATTACAACCGCAAGCCAAAAGCGATTTACCCTCACAATCCAGAAACAATTTGCCCCCACAATCCAGAAGCGATTCCCTCTCACAATCCACAAGCGATATCACCTTATCATCCAGAAGCTATTTCACCTCACAATCCGGAAGTGGATTTCCCTCACTATCCTTACGCGAAGTACAACCAGACCCCATATGGGAAGTAGTAGATACAGAAACCATGTCCGATTTACACTTACCATTCCGTAGCGATTCACACTCACGATCCATATCCGTAATACACTCAGAAGTGTGCGAAGTACACCTGCAACGCACAGGTCAATTATGCTTACAACCGTCACACGACTCGTTCGAATTACCCCTACAACAATCGCGCCACTCACACGAGTTAAACCTACAACCCTCGCGCGAGTTTCACCCACAATCCACAAGCGAATTACACCTACCATCCACAAACGAAGTACACCCACCATTCACAAGCGAAGTACCTCCACCATCTACAAGCGAAATACAGCCAGGACCCAGAAGCGAAATACAACCAGAACCCACAAGCGAAATATACCCACGAACCAGAGGCGAATTACACTCACGATCCAGAGGCGATTTACCCTCACAATCCAGTGTGCATTTCCCCTCACCATGCAGAAACGAATTACGCAAACAATCCAGTGTGGATTCACGCGGTACGATCGGGTCCAATGAGTCATACGTAGATGTAACTAAACAAACCTGGTTAACTAAGCTGCGAGTAATACTACAAGGAAACAACAGGAAAGCTCTGTTTATCATGCTTGGCTTGATCATGGCACAGCAACTTAGCGGAAACTTCGTCACTATGCAGTATCTGGAGGTGTTGTTTAGCAAAACAACGATCGGTATTAAACCAAACGTAGCGACTATTATAGTTCTGGCTGTCGGCCTTATATCTGGCGGTTTATCCACCTTAACAGTGGAATCTCTTGGAAGAAGAACACTTTTGATTGTGTCTACGCTTGGGTCGTGTTTTACATTGATTATTCTAGCAACTTATCTTTTGTTAGTTCAACATAAGTTTGACGTTTCCCTCGTCTCTACACTTCCCGTTATCGACctaattatatatcaaataatgTATCAAATTGGTTTAGGTACTTTACCCAATGTTCTTCTATGCGAGTTCTTTCCTACGGAACTAAAAGGCTTTGTTGGTGCCATCGTTGTGATTTTTGATGGCATAATTGGTTTTACCGTGTCGAAATTGTATCAAGTGATTACCGATAACGTAGGATCGTATTCGATTTACTTTATCTTCGCGACATCATGCTGTTTGGCATTTCTAATGGTGTTCATATGGGTACcggaaacgaaaggaaaaacatATCACGAGATTGAAGCGCTCCTAGttggtaaaaatttgaattctttgAATGAAAAAGTTAGACGCTataaaatggatcgtacataA